In a single window of the Pseudomonas oryzihabitans genome:
- a CDS encoding polyamine ABC transporter substrate-binding protein codes for MHSLLRPLTALLGSALLASAVQAADPGELRVYNWADYILPETPKDFAKQTGIRVTWDTFDSNESLEAKLLTGRSGYDLVIPSNQFLETQIKAGVFQKLDKTKLPNWQNLDLELLKLLEVNDPGNQYGVPYMYGTILIGFNPAKVKAALGADAPVDSWDLVFKPENMAKLKSCGVAMLDSPSDILPVVLHYLGLDPNSANAKDYEKATALMLKIRPYMAYFNSTKYMTDIANGDICVAVGYSGSFYQFGNRAKEAGNGVVVDWRLPREGAPIWFDTWAIPASAANVDQAHAFINYLLEPKVIAGISDYLGYPNANKPGMPLVTPTIRDNHDLVPTPEMLKKLYVVQPLPQPIERVRTRAWSRIKAGN; via the coding sequence ATGCACAGCCTCTTGCGTCCGCTCACCGCCCTGCTGGGCAGCGCCCTGCTCGCCAGCGCCGTCCAGGCCGCCGATCCTGGCGAACTGCGGGTCTACAACTGGGCCGACTACATCCTGCCCGAGACGCCCAAGGACTTCGCCAAGCAGACCGGCATTCGCGTCACCTGGGATACCTTCGACAGCAACGAGTCGCTGGAGGCCAAGCTGCTGACCGGTCGCTCCGGCTACGACCTGGTGATCCCTTCCAACCAGTTCCTGGAAACCCAGATCAAGGCCGGGGTGTTCCAGAAGCTGGACAAGACCAAGCTGCCCAACTGGCAGAATCTCGATCTCGAGTTGCTCAAGCTGCTGGAGGTCAACGATCCGGGTAACCAGTACGGCGTGCCCTACATGTACGGCACCATCCTCATCGGCTTCAATCCGGCCAAGGTCAAGGCGGCGCTGGGCGCGGATGCCCCGGTGGACAGCTGGGACCTGGTGTTCAAGCCGGAGAACATGGCCAAGCTCAAGAGCTGCGGCGTGGCCATGCTGGATTCGCCCTCGGACATCCTGCCGGTGGTACTGCACTACCTGGGCCTGGACCCCAACAGCGCCAACGCCAAGGACTACGAGAAGGCCACGGCGCTGATGCTGAAGATCCGTCCCTACATGGCCTACTTCAACTCCACCAAGTACATGACCGATATCGCCAACGGCGACATCTGCGTGGCGGTGGGCTATTCGGGCAGCTTCTACCAGTTCGGCAACCGCGCCAAGGAAGCCGGCAACGGCGTGGTGGTGGACTGGCGCCTGCCGCGCGAGGGTGCGCCCATCTGGTTCGACACCTGGGCCATTCCGGCCAGCGCCGCCAACGTCGACCAGGCCCATGCCTTCATCAACTACCTGCTCGAACCCAAGGTGATCGCCGGAATCAGCGACTACCTCGGCTATCCCAACGCGAACAAGCCGGGCATGCCGCTGGTGACGCCCACGATCCGCGACAACCACGACCTGGTGCCCACCCCGGAAATGCTCAAGAAGCTCTATGTGGTGCAGCCCCTGCCACAACCCATCGAGCGGGTCCGCACCCGTGCCTGGAGTCGCATCAAGGCCGGCAACTGA
- a CDS encoding sensor domain-containing diguanylate cyclase, translating into MSLSLALARALARPFWALRFEPILEQHYQQDIARSRQRHLLISLTVAILAYASFSIWDWILMTEAFWVISLLSALVVLGGGMTLLALKLMPAEHPAREWLGILPCLLAYAPPLFDLQASDVAHRALWLATLPLMTLFTNSCIAPPLRQAAAHSLFALLTIGLATQMHGLPAVEASLVLTLAGATVVFTLLNSFWMERARRQGYLLILRDRLRNEELAATNRVLEQQSATDPLTGVANRRALMQALTTALARPPIRPLLLLMIDVDHFKAFNDRYGHPAGDRCLQQVATALASELRAGDCLARYGGEEFAILCTPTREEDSGKLAQRLLEAVRRLEIPHLGPNAGPRVTVSIGGACARLDHDCAETFLEAADRQLYWAKQAGRDQAILEDCDRCQTPVGDLPLA; encoded by the coding sequence ATGTCCCTCAGTCTTGCCCTCGCCCGAGCGCTGGCTCGCCCTTTCTGGGCCCTGCGCTTCGAGCCGATATTGGAACAGCATTACCAGCAGGACATCGCCCGTTCGCGCCAGCGCCACCTGCTCATCAGTCTGACGGTCGCCATCCTGGCCTACGCCAGCTTCTCGATCTGGGACTGGATCCTGATGACCGAGGCCTTCTGGGTCATCAGCCTCCTCAGCGCCCTGGTGGTGCTCGGCGGGGGCATGACGCTCTTGGCCCTCAAACTGATGCCGGCCGAGCATCCGGCACGCGAGTGGCTGGGCATCCTGCCGTGTCTGCTGGCCTATGCACCGCCGCTGTTCGACCTCCAGGCGAGCGATGTCGCGCATCGTGCCCTCTGGCTGGCCACCCTCCCCCTCATGACGCTGTTCACCAACAGCTGCATCGCCCCACCCCTACGGCAGGCGGCGGCACATAGCCTGTTCGCCCTGCTGACCATCGGCCTGGCCACCCAGATGCACGGTCTGCCCGCCGTGGAGGCTTCGCTGGTGCTCACCCTGGCCGGCGCCACCGTGGTCTTTACCCTGCTCAACAGCTTCTGGATGGAAAGGGCCCGCCGGCAGGGCTATCTGCTGATTCTGCGTGATCGGTTGCGCAACGAAGAGCTGGCCGCCACCAACCGCGTTCTGGAACAGCAATCAGCCACGGACCCCCTCACCGGCGTGGCCAACCGCCGGGCCCTGATGCAGGCCCTTACCACCGCCCTGGCGCGTCCCCCGATCCGACCGCTGCTCCTGCTGATGATCGATGTCGATCACTTCAAGGCCTTCAACGATCGCTATGGGCACCCGGCCGGCGATCGCTGCCTGCAGCAGGTCGCCACTGCCCTGGCCAGTGAATTGCGCGCCGGCGACTGCCTGGCCCGCTACGGCGGCGAGGAATTCGCCATCCTCTGCACGCCCACGCGCGAGGAAGATAGCGGCAAACTGGCCCAGCGCCTGCTGGAGGCGGTGCGTCGACTGGAAATTCCTCATCTTGGGCCCAACGCCGGTCCGCGGGTAACGGTGAGCATCGGCGGTGCCTGTGCCCGGCTGGACCACGACTGCGCCGAAACCTTTCTCGAAGCCGCCGACCGGCAACTCTACTGGGCCAAGCAGGCAGGCCGTGACCAGGCGATCCTGGAAGACTGCGATCGATGCCAGACGCCGGTCGGTGATCTCCCGCTAGCCTAG
- a CDS encoding helix-turn-helix domain-containing protein codes for MSDFSANLQLLCQRHRSIAAVCRAVGINRAQFNRYLNGQSRPSPYNLQRLAEFFGLPASDLQLPQRQFAARLGAPVSQETGWAGQTLALFGERQEGLARYQGYYHEYYPSLSTPGVVLCGLVRLFEEEGVFRYVRFERLRRQGEATSQARFRYLGLAMSLESRLFFTDYESLTGNELSQTVLLPSARNRIDRLNGLKLGVSASDRREPACTRVVWEYLGTRPRRGQAYGRIGLYDWQDPHLDDDLRQRLASATLVDRVYRLG; via the coding sequence ATGAGCGATTTTTCCGCCAATTTGCAGCTGCTCTGCCAGCGCCACCGCTCGATTGCCGCCGTCTGTCGCGCCGTCGGTATCAACCGTGCCCAGTTCAATCGCTACCTCAACGGTCAGAGCCGTCCGTCGCCCTACAACCTGCAGCGACTGGCGGAATTCTTCGGGCTGCCGGCCAGCGATCTGCAGCTGCCGCAACGGCAATTCGCGGCGCGCCTGGGGGCACCGGTCAGCCAGGAGACGGGGTGGGCGGGGCAGACGCTGGCCCTGTTCGGCGAGCGCCAGGAAGGCTTGGCCCGCTACCAGGGCTACTACCACGAATACTATCCGTCGCTCTCCACCCCGGGCGTGGTGCTCTGTGGGCTGGTACGGCTGTTCGAGGAGGAAGGCGTCTTTCGCTATGTGCGTTTCGAACGCCTGCGTCGTCAGGGCGAGGCCACGAGCCAGGCACGCTTTCGCTACCTGGGCCTGGCCATGAGCCTGGAAAGCCGGCTGTTCTTCACCGACTACGAGTCCCTCACCGGCAACGAGCTGTCGCAGACGGTGCTGTTGCCCAGCGCCCGCAATCGCATCGATCGCCTCAACGGCCTCAAGTTGGGCGTCAGCGCCTCCGACCGGCGCGAGCCGGCCTGCACCCGGGTGGTCTGGGAGTACCTGGGCACCCGCCCCCGGCGCGGCCAGGCCTATGGCCGCATCGGTCTCTACGACTGGCAGGACCCCCACCTGGACGACGATCTGCGCCAGCGCCTGGCCAGCGCGACCCTGGTCGATCGGGTCTATCGGCTAGGCTAG
- a CDS encoding alanine/glycine:cation symporter family protein, producing MHYLEMLNDFLSGHVLIVLIVGLGSYFTLRSRFVQVRHFPHMFTVFKDSLRNSGDGLSSFQALMLSLAGRVGAGNIAGVGLAVTLGGPGAVFWMWVTALVGMASSFFECTLAQVYKRADGDGLYIGGPAYYIQHGLNKRWMALIFSGLLLVTYGFAFVGLQSFTVTHSLENAFGLPVQYTGIALAILLGLVFIGGIKRIAAVSDILVPVKTLAYIAVTLYVIITQIELVPGTLMTIVKSAFGLEPAFAGLLGAAITMGVKRGVFANEAGLGAAPNVAAVAAVKHPAAQGVVQAFSVFLDTFVICTCTALLILLSGFYAPGFDGDGIVLTQNSLAAVVGDWGRIFISVALSLFVFTCILYNIYLGENGLRYLLGRGKAVLLGYRGLVLVLICWGSMQNLTTVFAFADITMTCLAFVNLIALAMLIKVGMRILNDYDAQRRAGVDQPVFDADQFRDLDLDRQAWPSLDRLEDTVAEARAAQPRQAH from the coding sequence ATGCACTACCTAGAAATGCTCAATGACTTCCTGTCCGGCCACGTACTCATCGTGCTGATCGTCGGCCTGGGCAGCTATTTCACCCTGCGCTCGCGATTCGTGCAGGTGCGTCATTTCCCACACATGTTCACCGTGTTCAAGGATTCCCTGCGCAACAGCGGCGACGGCCTGAGCTCCTTCCAGGCACTGATGCTCAGCCTGGCCGGTCGCGTGGGTGCCGGCAACATCGCCGGCGTAGGCCTGGCCGTGACCCTGGGTGGCCCCGGTGCCGTGTTCTGGATGTGGGTGACCGCCCTGGTCGGCATGGCCAGCAGCTTCTTCGAGTGCACCCTGGCGCAGGTCTACAAGCGCGCCGATGGCGATGGCCTCTACATCGGTGGTCCGGCGTACTACATCCAGCACGGCCTCAACAAGCGCTGGATGGCGCTGATCTTCTCTGGCCTGCTGCTGGTGACCTACGGCTTCGCCTTCGTCGGCCTGCAGTCCTTCACCGTGACCCACTCGCTGGAAAACGCCTTCGGCCTGCCGGTGCAGTACACCGGGATCGCCCTGGCCATCCTGCTGGGCCTGGTGTTCATCGGTGGTATCAAGCGCATCGCCGCGGTCTCCGACATCCTGGTGCCGGTCAAGACCCTGGCCTACATCGCCGTCACCCTCTATGTGATCATCACCCAGATCGAGCTGGTGCCCGGCACCCTGATGACCATCGTCAAGAGCGCCTTCGGCCTGGAGCCGGCCTTCGCCGGTCTGCTGGGCGCCGCCATCACCATGGGCGTCAAGCGGGGCGTCTTCGCCAACGAAGCCGGCCTGGGCGCCGCGCCCAACGTCGCCGCCGTGGCCGCGGTCAAGCACCCGGCCGCCCAGGGCGTGGTGCAGGCCTTCAGCGTCTTCCTCGACACCTTCGTCATCTGCACCTGTACCGCGCTGCTGATCCTGCTCTCCGGCTTCTATGCCCCGGGCTTCGACGGCGACGGCATCGTGCTGACCCAGAACTCCCTGGCCGCGGTGGTCGGTGACTGGGGTCGCATCTTCATCAGCGTCGCCCTGTCGCTGTTCGTCTTCACCTGCATCCTCTACAACATCTACCTGGGTGAAAACGGCCTGCGCTACCTGCTCGGCCGCGGCAAGGCCGTGCTGCTCGGCTATCGCGGCCTGGTGCTGGTGCTGATCTGCTGGGGCTCCATGCAGAACCTGACCACGGTGTTCGCCTTCGCCGACATCACCATGACCTGCCTGGCCTTCGTCAACCTGATCGCCCTGGCGATGCTGATCAAGGTCGGCATGCGCATCCTCAACGACTACGACGCCCAGCGCCGCGCCGGTGTCGATCAGCCGGTGTTTGATGCCGACCAGTTCCGCGACCTGGACTTGGATCGCCAGGCCTGGCCGTCGCTGGATCGTCTGGAAGACACCGTCGCCGAAGCCCGCGCCGCCCAGCCGCGCCAGGCGCACTGA
- a CDS encoding asparaginase — MTSPYLHILYTGGTIGMQATAAGLAPAAGFEARIEALLASRPELGDPAWRLEELLPLIDSANMAPAAWERMAQAIITAAADPACRGVLVLHGTDTLAYSAAALAFRLLGLAIPVLLTGSMLPAGVPDSDADGNLADSFAAFAGGLAPGVQVQFHEERLPAARCTKQASSGWKAFVASARPRSGDALVVPPAALRFDQPRQAVRVAVLPLFPGVDGATLRGLAGSGVQGLVLECYGSGTGPADDADFLAALAELRNAGIPVVALSQGARGTVELGTYAAGSGLADAGVISGRGMTREAALGKLHSLLGCGLERAAVAEWIGRNLCEEL, encoded by the coding sequence ATGACCTCACCCTACCTGCACATCCTCTACACCGGCGGCACCATCGGCATGCAGGCGACCGCTGCCGGCCTGGCTCCGGCCGCCGGGTTCGAGGCGCGTATCGAAGCCCTGCTGGCCAGCCGTCCGGAACTGGGCGATCCGGCCTGGCGCCTGGAGGAACTGCTGCCGCTGATCGACAGCGCCAACATGGCCCCCGCCGCCTGGGAGCGCATGGCCCAGGCCATCATCACCGCCGCCGCGGACCCGGCCTGTCGCGGCGTACTGGTACTGCACGGTACCGATACCCTGGCCTACAGCGCCGCCGCCCTGGCCTTCCGCCTGCTGGGCCTGGCCATCCCGGTACTGCTGACCGGGTCCATGCTGCCGGCCGGCGTGCCGGACAGCGATGCCGATGGCAACCTGGCCGACAGCTTCGCCGCCTTCGCCGGCGGGCTGGCGCCGGGCGTCCAGGTGCAATTCCATGAAGAGCGTCTACCCGCCGCACGCTGCACCAAGCAGGCCAGCAGCGGCTGGAAGGCCTTCGTGGCAAGCGCACGGCCGCGCAGCGGCGACGCCTTGGTCGTCCCGCCTGCGGCCCTGCGCTTCGACCAGCCGCGCCAGGCGGTACGGGTAGCGGTGCTGCCGCTGTTTCCGGGGGTCGATGGCGCCACCCTGCGCGGTCTGGCGGGCAGCGGCGTGCAGGGGCTGGTACTGGAGTGCTACGGCAGTGGCACGGGGCCGGCCGACGACGCCGACTTCCTCGCCGCACTGGCCGAACTGCGCAATGCCGGGATACCGGTGGTCGCCCTCAGTCAGGGTGCCCGCGGCACGGTAGAACTGGGCACCTACGCCGCCGGCAGCGGCCTGGCCGACGCCGGGGTGATCTCCGGCCGCGGCATGACTCGTGAAGCCGCTCTGGGCAAGCTGCACAGCCTGCTCGGCTGCGGCCTGGAGCGCGCGGCGGTGGCCGAGTGGATCGGGCGGAATCTGTGCGAGGAGCTGTAA
- a CDS encoding D-hexose-6-phosphate mutarotase: MSAAPLVEQIQLGQLPVWRIRVGQAEALVACQGAHVLRYGFDGEPDIVWGNPEAVFEPGTPIRGGIPVCWPWFGDLLKNPAEVQAMCTTTEDAPAHGLARQVAWQAGGVEVDTDRVRLDFHHRTSAETTPGWPHATELTLSLSVGERLELTLSVRNLEDHPLVLSQALHTYFAVSDVREVGIEGLANADYYDCLDGWTRKRQNGEPTITAETDRVYVGLPARLAIRDQQWQRRLFVETRNSHSAVLWNPWIDKAARLSQFADDAWPGMLCIETARVMDDVLTVAPGASAEMAVSLWREAL; encoded by the coding sequence ATGTCCGCTGCCCCCCTCGTCGAACAGATCCAACTGGGCCAATTGCCCGTCTGGCGTATCCGCGTCGGTCAGGCCGAAGCCCTGGTGGCCTGCCAGGGCGCCCATGTGCTGCGCTACGGTTTCGACGGCGAACCGGACATCGTCTGGGGCAACCCGGAAGCCGTATTCGAGCCCGGTACGCCGATCCGTGGCGGCATCCCGGTCTGCTGGCCCTGGTTCGGCGACCTGCTGAAGAATCCGGCCGAGGTCCAGGCCATGTGCACCACCACCGAGGACGCCCCGGCCCACGGCCTGGCCCGTCAGGTAGCCTGGCAGGCCGGTGGCGTTGAAGTGGACACCGATCGGGTGCGCCTGGACTTCCACCACCGCACCTCCGCCGAGACTACCCCGGGCTGGCCCCATGCCACCGAGCTGACCCTGAGCCTGAGCGTGGGCGAACGCCTGGAGCTGACCCTGAGCGTGCGCAACCTCGAGGATCACCCGCTGGTGCTGAGCCAGGCGCTGCACACCTATTTCGCCGTGAGCGACGTGCGCGAGGTGGGTATCGAAGGCCTGGCCAATGCCGATTACTACGACTGCCTGGACGGCTGGACCCGCAAGCGGCAGAACGGCGAGCCGACCATCACCGCCGAGACCGATCGGGTCTACGTCGGCCTGCCGGCGCGCCTGGCGATCCGTGATCAGCAGTGGCAGCGCCGACTGTTCGTCGAGACGCGCAACAGCCATTCGGCCGTGCTGTGGAATCCCTGGATCGACAAGGCCGCGCGCCTGAGCCAGTTCGCCGACGACGCCTGGCCCGGCATGCTGTGCATCGAGACCGCCCGGGTGATGGACGATGTCCTGACCGTAGCGCCGGGTGCCTCGGCCGAGATGGCGGTTAGCCTATGGCGCGAGGCGCTGTAG
- the ampC gene encoding class C beta-lactamase, producing the protein MSGIPRAHRSCGLLLGLALPILAQAAPSLDDEVRTAARAVMAEQDVPGLAIGVSAPGLRRLYYFGVADRRSSQPVDAATLFEIGSLSKTYTATLGAYAAATGRLRLDESAAQVRPALAGSAIGQASLLQLATYSAGGLPLQFPNAITTEAQATGFYRDFQPPFPAGSRRLYSNPSIGLFGALAAQRLDEPFATALQRHVLNPLELGHTYLQVPAAAQDHYAWGHGKKGEPLRVNPGVYAEEAYGIKTTAGDLLGFIEANLNPGRLPAPLAKAITTTQQGYYRSGPMTQGLAWEAYPYPLPKTQLLAGNTPAMALEPQPVDWQWPPLPASGARLLNKTGSTNGFGAYALFIPERQLGLVILANRNYPNSARIEAAWRILQKLDGGVP; encoded by the coding sequence ATGTCGGGTATCCCTCGCGCTCACCGCTCTTGTGGCCTCCTCCTGGGGCTGGCATTGCCGATCCTCGCCCAGGCCGCGCCCAGCCTCGACGACGAGGTACGCACCGCCGCCCGCGCGGTAATGGCCGAGCAGGACGTCCCCGGCCTGGCGATAGGTGTCAGCGCGCCAGGGCTGCGCCGGCTCTACTACTTCGGCGTGGCCGACCGCCGCAGTAGCCAGCCGGTGGACGCCGCCACCCTGTTCGAGATTGGCTCCCTGAGCAAGACCTACACCGCCACCCTCGGCGCCTACGCGGCGGCGACCGGTCGCCTGCGGCTGGACGAGTCCGCCGCTCAGGTCCGTCCGGCCCTGGCCGGCAGCGCCATTGGCCAGGCCAGCCTGCTGCAACTGGCCACCTACAGCGCCGGCGGACTGCCCCTGCAGTTTCCCAACGCCATCACCACCGAAGCCCAGGCGACAGGCTTCTATCGCGACTTCCAGCCGCCCTTCCCCGCTGGCAGCCGCCGTCTCTATTCCAATCCCAGTATCGGCCTGTTCGGCGCCCTGGCCGCCCAGCGCCTCGATGAACCCTTCGCCACCGCCCTGCAGCGCCACGTACTGAATCCCTTGGAGCTCGGTCACACCTATCTGCAGGTGCCGGCAGCGGCGCAGGACCATTACGCCTGGGGCCACGGCAAGAAAGGCGAGCCGCTGCGGGTCAATCCCGGCGTCTATGCCGAAGAGGCCTATGGCATCAAGACCACCGCCGGGGATCTGCTGGGTTTCATCGAGGCCAACCTGAATCCTGGCCGGCTGCCGGCACCTCTGGCCAAGGCGATCACCACCACCCAGCAGGGCTACTACCGCAGCGGCCCCATGACCCAGGGCCTGGCGTGGGAGGCCTACCCCTATCCGCTACCCAAGACCCAGCTGCTGGCCGGCAATACCCCGGCGATGGCGCTGGAGCCGCAGCCGGTGGATTGGCAATGGCCACCGCTACCAGCGAGCGGCGCCCGGTTGCTGAACAAGACCGGCTCCACCAACGGCTTCGGCGCCTATGCGCTGTTCATCCCGGAGCGCCAGCTCGGCCTGGTGATCCTGGCCAACCGCAACTACCCGAATTCCGCGCGGATCGAGGCGGCCTGGCGGATCTTGCAGAAGCTCGATGGCGGGGTGCCGTAA
- a CDS encoding Na/Pi cotransporter family protein, giving the protein MLTLLNLLSAVSLLVWGTHIVRTGILRVYGASLRRVLSRSMQRTPLAFLSGIAVTALVQSSNATALLVTSFVAQGLVPLTPALAIMLGADVGTALMARVLTFDLSWLSPLLIFLGVVFFLGRKQTRAGQLGRVAIGLGLIILALQLIVEAASPMTHAAGVKVLFSSLTGDQLLDALTGAVFAMVSYSSLAAVLLTATLAGSGVISLKVALCLVVGANLGSGVLALMGAAKQGVEARRVAVGSLLFKLAGCILVLPWIGLLADWLQGYDFNDAEVVIGFHVAYNLVRCLLFLPLAGPLARFCTAMLPAKDSAETILRPRHLDTAALDTPALALTNASRELLRMGDVIEQMLQHLLVLINAGDKQLAREVRRLDDDVDALYTAIKLYLARMPRDDLDERDSRRWAETIELAINLEQAADLIERMASDVESKKIAARRSFSASGVDELTALHRLLVDSLKLCLSVYLSGDLDAARRLRRLKQRFRLLERRYAHAHVERLHQQVVESFETSSLHLGLLSDMRRVNSLFCSIAHGVLEAADAGYATEHEVPVEGREESGGV; this is encoded by the coding sequence ATGCTGACACTGCTCAATCTGCTATCCGCCGTGTCCCTGCTGGTCTGGGGCACCCATATCGTCCGTACCGGCATCCTGCGGGTATACGGCGCCAGCCTGCGCCGGGTGCTCAGTCGCAGCATGCAGCGCACGCCGCTGGCCTTTCTTTCCGGTATCGCCGTCACCGCCCTGGTGCAGAGCAGCAACGCCACCGCGTTGCTGGTGACTTCCTTCGTCGCTCAGGGCCTGGTGCCGCTCACCCCGGCGCTGGCCATCATGCTGGGCGCCGACGTGGGCACCGCGCTGATGGCGCGGGTGCTGACCTTCGACCTGTCCTGGCTGTCGCCGCTGCTGATCTTTCTTGGCGTGGTGTTCTTTCTCGGCCGCAAGCAGACCCGCGCCGGCCAGCTCGGTCGGGTCGCCATCGGCCTGGGCCTGATCATCCTGGCGCTGCAGCTGATCGTCGAAGCGGCGTCGCCCATGACCCATGCGGCCGGGGTCAAGGTGCTGTTCTCTTCGCTGACCGGCGACCAGTTGCTCGACGCCCTGACCGGCGCGGTCTTCGCCATGGTCTCCTATTCCAGCCTGGCGGCGGTACTGCTCACCGCCACCCTGGCCGGCTCGGGAGTCATCTCGCTCAAGGTGGCGCTGTGCCTGGTGGTAGGCGCCAACCTGGGCAGCGGTGTGCTGGCGCTGATGGGCGCCGCCAAGCAGGGCGTCGAGGCGCGGCGGGTGGCGGTGGGCAGCCTGTTGTTCAAGCTGGCCGGCTGCATCCTGGTGCTGCCCTGGATCGGTCTGCTGGCCGACTGGCTGCAGGGCTATGACTTCAACGACGCCGAGGTGGTGATCGGCTTCCACGTCGCCTACAACCTGGTGCGCTGCCTGCTGTTCCTACCGCTGGCCGGCCCCCTGGCGCGCTTTTGCACCGCCATGCTGCCGGCGAAGGACAGTGCCGAGACCATTCTGCGGCCACGTCACCTGGACACCGCCGCCCTGGATACCCCGGCCCTGGCGCTGACCAATGCCTCTCGCGAGCTGTTGCGCATGGGCGACGTCATCGAGCAGATGCTGCAGCACCTGCTGGTGCTGATCAACGCGGGCGACAAGCAGCTGGCCCGCGAGGTGCGCCGCCTCGATGACGATGTCGACGCCCTCTACACGGCGATCAAGCTGTACCTGGCGCGGATGCCGCGCGACGACCTCGACGAGCGCGACAGCCGGCGCTGGGCCGAGACCATCGAACTGGCGATCAACCTGGAGCAGGCCGCCGACCTGATCGAGCGCATGGCCAGTGACGTGGAGAGCAAGAAGATCGCTGCGCGGCGGTCCTTCTCGGCCTCCGGCGTGGACGAACTCACCGCCCTGCACCGGTTGCTGGTCGACAGCCTCAAGCTGTGCCTGTCGGTCTATCTCTCCGGCGACCTGGACGCGGCGCGCCGCCTGCGTCGGCTCAAGCAGCGCTTCCGCCTGCTGGAGCGGCGCTATGCCCATGCCCACGTCGAGCGGCTGCACCAGCAGGTGGTGGAGAGCTTCGAGACCAGCTCCCTGCACCTGGGCCTGCTCAGCGACATGCGCCGGGTCAATTCGCTGTTCTGCAGCATCGCCCACGGCGTGCTGGAAGCGGCCGACGCCGGCTACGCCACCGAGCACGAGGTGCCGGTGGAGGGGCGCGAGGAGTCGGGCGGGGTTTGA
- a CDS encoding TerC family protein: MDWLTNPEIWVAFFTLTALEIVLGIDNIIMISILVSRMPKHMQARTRFFGLALAMVTRILLLLSITWVMRLTADLFFVFGQGISGRDLILFFGGLFLLWKSSAEIYHGLEGEEEQDEDAPQKKGSGFIGTIIQIAIIDIVFSLDSVITAVGMVSHVPVMVAAIIVAVLVMMLAAGAISNFIDKHPSLKMLALSFLIVVGTVLIAEAFEVHVPKGYVYFAMAFSLAVEAINIRLRGKAKAREAVKLRKEQI; this comes from the coding sequence ATGGACTGGCTGACCAACCCGGAAATCTGGGTCGCCTTCTTTACCCTGACTGCCCTGGAGATCGTCCTCGGCATCGACAACATCATCATGATCTCCATCCTGGTCAGCCGCATGCCCAAGCACATGCAGGCACGGACCCGCTTCTTCGGCCTGGCCCTAGCCATGGTCACCCGCATCCTGCTGCTCTTGTCCATCACCTGGGTGATGCGCCTCACCGCCGACCTGTTCTTCGTCTTTGGCCAGGGCATCTCCGGGCGTGACCTCATCCTCTTCTTCGGCGGCCTGTTCCTGCTGTGGAAGAGCAGCGCCGAGATCTACCACGGCCTGGAAGGCGAGGAAGAGCAGGACGAGGACGCCCCCCAGAAGAAGGGCAGCGGCTTCATCGGTACCATCATCCAGATCGCCATCATCGACATCGTCTTCTCGCTGGATTCGGTGATCACCGCGGTCGGCATGGTCAGCCACGTACCGGTCATGGTGGCGGCGATCATCGTCGCGGTGCTGGTGATGATGCTGGCGGCCGGCGCCATCAGCAATTTCATCGACAAGCACCCGAGCCTGAAAATGCTGGCGCTGTCCTTCCTGATCGTGGTCGGGACCGTGCTCATCGCCGAGGCCTTCGAGGTCCACGTGCCCAAGGGCTACGTCTACTTCGCCATGGCCTTCTCGCTGGCGGTGGAAGCCATCAACATCCGCCTGCGCGGCAAGGCCAAGGCCCGCGAAGCGGTCAAGCTGCGCAAAGAGCAGATCTGA